Part of the Cryptococcus neoformans var. grubii H99 chromosome 2, complete sequence genome is shown below.
CATGAGTGGATTGCAACAACCAAAAATAATCCCTATCGAAGATACTCCTGTCGCTGCTCCTCGAGCGATCAAAGCTCCTCTTTCGGTCCTCCACACACACGACCATGTCCCTTCCCGTCACAGCCAAGTCTCACCCCGCTATGCCAATTTTTCTCGCTCAAAGCATTCGAGAAAGGACGGTGCAAACGCTCCAAGCGTAAATAATTATGCTCAGCCACATAATGAACTTCTCCCACCCACGATGCTTCATCACCCAACTCCATTAGCTTATCCGGCTATACCTCGCTCTGCTCTTTCCCATCATAGCCACCACCCCACCCATGCTAATGACCCAAACGGCCCACATGCCCATTTTGCGCCCTCACTTACCGAAGCAGGTACATCTACAAGTCGCAGGCTATCCAAGACGCCCGCTCCAGGTATTTTTGCTGCGCCTGTAAGATCTGGTAGCTTCAAATCAATCACCTCTAGGTTCAAAAAGACCAAGGAGACCTCTGTATAACCACAACCACTTAACAAGTAGACTCAGTGTTTTATATATGACGTCTAATGCATGTGATGATCATCCCGGCGTTAAAAAATCCTGCGTTAAAAAATTGAGGATACTTTTTCAATCTATTTTAGAGGTATACACTGATCTTTTTTTGTGtctattttttttttcctttttttttttttttgaaaAACGTCCCTTCATATCAAAAATAATCTATCATCAAGTCCCTCGTTGAGAAAATAATTTTCGTTTTCGCAGATCCTCTTCTACCTCAGACCTGGTCGCAGTTGAAGCACCTACACTCTCTGGCACTTGCTCCAACGCATCCTCTTCGgactcatcatcacttctCGAGTCTTCAGCGCCCATACCTCGTACCACGCGGATCGCGACGTTGCAAGCCATGTAAAACCACGCCGTGGCGAGGATccagaggatggagagcaTGGCGACAAAGCCGAGGTAAACCCTGTAAGTAAGGAATCGGCCTTGTTCGGGAGCCCATTCAAAGGGGATGAATTTGGGCGCGTCCACATAGGTGCTgcggatgacgaggaagagaccGGCTTCACGAGTGATGAACCATGAGATGAGAAAGACGACGAATGTGAGGTCGCAGAgggtggagagggagaggtaGCGAAACATTTTGGCGAGCTGAGATGATGTTAGAATGGGATGGAGtgaaaaaataaataaataaaaatgaAATTACTTACTGGTAAGAGGATGTCGCAAAAGTCCATAAGACAGTGGATAACGACACCGACCGAGGTAAAGTTCATGACGTAGCTCCCCACAACCAAAGTAATAGTCAATATGTGGTGCCCAAACATCTGCCAATGATcttttcttcgcttctCGCAGTTGATAACGAGCAGCTGGTGGAACCACCAACCGAGCTGGGAGAGATAGTAAAACTTGGTGAGTGCCGGGAGAGGGACGGCCGGGTATGTGCCCCAGAGCTGTTCGGGAGATGTTGGAGAGGGATTCTGGCGGAGGACAATCTACAAAGGGGGAAAAAAGGTCAGGCCTTGGCAAGCGGAGCAATGACGGAGAACAGCACTCACCACGCCAAATGTCCAATATATAGAGCAATACAGCCAGCTCCAGCCTTGCTCTGCAAACCTCGTGACGGTAtgctccctcttcttcctggcCTTTGCATATTCTCTCTCCTGTCCCTTGATCTGTGGCGGGCTTGGCAGACATATTCTCAtaaagggagagaagacaCCCTTCATGAACGCCTCCCGGAGCAGGGTGAACGCCAGCGCCCAGAAGAGCACCAAGCACGCATCCTGCGGGCCCTTGTCGTACAGTGTCTGCGCGGACGGGTGGGCGAGCGGGTCTGTGATGGGATACGACAGGGTGACAAAGGGCCGCAGCGACTGTGGGACATaggagtggaggagggaggggaggggggaggTGGTGAGGTTGCACGCCATGCTGGCGGAGTGCGCTGCTGCAGCAGGTGCGGATGTCGCGTGGGGGGAAGGGAACAGTGCAGTCCACGAAGCCAGCTCGTGGGTGTTTGGTTACCTGTGcagggggggaggggggggtGGTTTTTGAcggggaaggaaaaggctgCACTTGGCTGTGGACTGGACAGTTCACGTAACAGATGCGCCTGCGAGAAACTTAATTTACGCCTCTATTTGCTCCCGAGAAGCCCATTACAACGCCTCTCATTGGCCATTACAATATTCTGATGATGTCATTACTTCTTTTCTAATCAGCCATTACAAACCCCATCCTCTAATCGAGCACCGACATAGCGCCCTGCGGAAGATCGACCACAACGAACCGTACAGTCCATCTGCACCATCCCGCATTCGAACACGCGATactccccctccccccaCACCACCAGCCATGgccatcctctccaccccGTCACCCACACTCTACGTCTCGGGGCTCGAAACGAAGACAAAAAAGCCCGAACTAAGGCAGCAGCTCTACGCCCTTTTCTCGCCATACGGCAGAGTGTTAGTTCTTCCCCTGCTTTTCGGTGTGCATCTGCTGATATCATATTATACCGTTTCACAGGATTGATGT
Proteins encoded:
- a CDS encoding acyl-CoA-dependent ceramide synthase, producing MACNLTTSPLPSLLHSYVPQSLRPFVTLSYPITDPLAHPSAQTLYDKGPQDACLVLFWALAFTLLREAFMKGVFSPFMRICLPSPPQIKGQEREYAKARKKREHTVTRFAEQGWSWLYCSIYWTFGVIVLRQNPSPTSPEQLWGTYPAVPLPALTKFYYLSQLGWWFHQLLVINCEKRRKDHWQMFGHHILTITLVVGSYVMNFTSVGVVIHCLMDFCDILLPLAKMFRYLSLSTLCDLTFVVFLISWFITREAGLFLVIRSTYVDAPKFIPFEWAPEQGRFLTYRVYLGFVAMLSILWILATAWFYMACNVAIRVVRGMGAEDSRSDDESEEDALEQVPESVGASTATRSEVEEDLRKRKLFSQRGT